Proteins encoded together in one Lathyrus oleraceus cultivar Zhongwan6 chromosome 5, CAAS_Psat_ZW6_1.0, whole genome shotgun sequence window:
- the LOC127079737 gene encoding uncharacterized protein LOC127079737 has translation MHLFIYADYVKILGLVVSTLSSGLVIDTPINGSVNTSLICLSCPLSIYGRYFGVDLTCMPLSDLDVIMGMIWLEFSHVHINFYNKSVRFLAPDNKEETSFIYAGQLEELLKYEAKVFVMFASFSVESQTIVKGLSMVCEILEVFPDDISNLPPKRDMEFAIDLVPSTSPVYMAPYRMSESELGELEYQLGDLLEKKFIRPSVSLWRAPVLLVKKKDGSMQLYVDYR, from the coding sequence ATGCACTTGTTTATTTATGCTGACTATGTGAAAATATTGGGTCTTGTAGTGTCTACTTTGAGTAGTGGACTAGTTATTGATACTCCAATAAATGGGTCAGTGAATACTTCTTTAATCTGCTTAAGTTGTCCTCTGTCAATATATGGTAGATACTTTGGTGTGGACTTAACTTGTATGCCACTAAGTGATCTTGATGTCATTATGGGGATGATCTGGTTGGAATTCAGCCATGTTCATATCAATTTCTACAACAAGTCAGTACGATTTCTTGCTCCTGACAATAAAGAAGAAACTAGTTTCATATATGCTGGTCAATTGGAAGAGTTGTTGAAATATGAAGCTAAAGTGTTTGTAATGTTTGCTTCATTTTCTGTTGAGAGTCAAACAATAGTTAAAGGGTTATCAATGGTATGTGAAATTCTAGAGGTGTTTCCAGATGATATTTCAAATTTACCGCCAAAGAGAGATATGGAGTTTGCTATTGATCTTGTTCCTAGTACTAGCCCTGTTTATATGGCACCATACAGAATGTCAGAATCAGAGTTGGGAGAACTGGAGTATCAGTTGGGAGACTTACTTGAAAAGAAATTTATTAGACCAAGTGTGTCACTATGGAGAGCTCCAGTGTTGTTGGTAAAGAAAAAGGATGGTAGTATGCAACTATATGTTGATTATCGATAG